The proteins below are encoded in one region of Mya arenaria isolate MELC-2E11 chromosome 15, ASM2691426v1:
- the LOC128220632 gene encoding uncharacterized protein LOC128220632, which translates to MTTTKPNHAKQTILSTDLTRMKYTPAQDILVKSPSNFNKCWLNSLLLLPGDRLLLADSNNDKVKLVDLSTSTLVAEVSVITGPWGMCLLPGDRVAVCLTGSIQFLETRGQLSLGESIGVNGNCYGVVYDNNFLIVSFQSGVLQKMDMEGNVLKVTNDSAFKTPFYLTIVSEGPTKAIYVSDEHTNTITKLDMNLNILQTFQDHALKGPRDITAVGNQLLICGWNSHNIMCLDLPSGEMTQLLGANEGIASPRNACYSQQQNKMYVCDHTYGHAKNYVKVYSLN; encoded by the exons ATGACTACTACAAAACCAAACCATG CAAAGCAGACCATACTCAGTACTGACCTGACCAGAATGAAGTACACCCCAGCCCAAGACATCCTTGTCAAGTCACCGTCTAACTTTAACAAATGCTGGCTGAACAGCTTGCTTCTTCTGCCTGGGGATCGGCTGCTACTAGCTGACTCTAACAACGATAAAGTGAAACTTGTAGACCTCAGCACCAGCACACTAGTGGCTGAAGTCAGTGTTATAACTGGGCCATGGGGTATGTGTCTTCTCCCTGGGGACAGGGTGGCTGTTTGTTTGACTGGCAGTATTCAGTTCCTGGAGACACGTGGACAATTATCCCTAGGAGAGAGCATCGGAGTGAACGGTAATTGTTATGGTGTTGTCTACGACAACAATTTCTTAATAGTTTCATTCCAGAGTGGGGTATTGCAGAAGATGGATATGGAAGGGAATGTGTTGAAAGTAACAAACGACAGCGCGTTCAAGACACCTTTCTACCTTACAATAGTCAGTGAAGGTCCGACAAAGGCCATTTATGTTTCAGACGAACACACGAACACAATCACCAAACTGGACATGAATCTAAACATTCTCCAGACATTTCAGGACCATGCACTGAAAGGACCAAGAGACATCACTGCTGTGGGAAACCAGTTGCTTATCTGCGGATGGAATAGTCACAACATAATGTGCCTGGACCTGCCGAGTGGTGAGATGACCCAGCTACTTGGCGCGAACGAAGGGATAGCGTCGCCAAGAAATGCCTGCTACAGTCAGCAGCAGAACAAGATGTACGTTTGCGACCACACATATGGGCATGCAAAGAATTATGTCAAGGTGTATTCCTTGAATTAG